One Phaseolus vulgaris cultivar G19833 chromosome 4, P. vulgaris v2.0, whole genome shotgun sequence DNA window includes the following coding sequences:
- the LOC137838185 gene encoding uncharacterized protein: MVSLDSLDFFLFRVSTDFSSPLAIFVQAQGCLICLLLALGWALASFVRNREINRIKKNMRNGNHFAFLCHDINELEHSNQTDLPRVTVIMPLKGFGEHNLHNWKTQLTSLYGGPLEFLLVVESLEDPAYRAVSQLIADLEGSVDARVIVAGLSTTCSQKIHNQLVGVEAMHKDSKYVLFLDDDVRLHPGSIGALVSEMQKNPEIFIQTGYPLDLPSGSLGSYCIYEYHMPCSMGFATGGQTFFLWGGCMMMHSEDFRKDNCGVVSGLRDGGYSDDMTLAAIAGAHKKLISSPPVAVFPHPLATDLNFGRYWNYLRKQTFVLESYVTKVNQIMNRALFAVHFYLSWGFVAPYCMAVIHVAAAVRFNTRGNSLEEINYSSVGLTMVCLLLICTLIALFSMWNLTRIEVLLCNILSPESTPLSLASYNWCKVFIAMLVDNFLYPLSAIRSHFTQAINWSGIIYYLKDGKIHKIERLPKRQDVAPVFTDLGGKHLYGRKGFPTKGSFLTSLSKCLFQWRQPKRSE; encoded by the exons ATGGTTTCCTTAGACTCTCTCGATTTCTTCCTCTTCCGTGTCAGCACAGACTTCTCATCTCCTCTGGCCATTTTTGTTCAGGCGCAG GGATGTTTAATTTGCTTACTCCTTGCTTTAGGGTGGGCTCTTGCTTCATTTGTCAG GAACCGAGAAATAAAtagaataaagaaaaatatgcgGAATGGCAATCACTTTGCATTCCTCTGTCATGATATTAATGAACTTGAACATTCCAATCAGACTGATCTTCCTAGAGTAACAGTAATTATGCCCCTAAAAGGATTTGGAGAACACAATCTCCATAACTGGAAAACTCAG TTAACATCTCTTTACGGTGGCCCTCTAGAATTTCTTTTGGTGGTTGAAAGTCTAGAGGATCCTGCATACCGTGCAGTATCACAACTAATAGCAGATTTAGAG GGTTCTGTCGATGCTAGGGTTATAGTAGCTGGTTTGTCAACAACTTGTAGTCAAAAAATTCACAATCAGTTG GTTGGAGTAGAGGCAATGCACAAAGACAGCAAGTATGTGTTGTTTTTAGATGATGATGTTAGGCTACATCCTGGATCAATTGGAGCACTCGTTAGTGAAATGCAAAAGAACCCTGAG ATATTTATTCAAACTGGATACCCTCTTGATTTGCCATCTGGAAGTCTAGGGAGTTACTGCATCTATGAATACCATATG CCTTGTTCAATGGGCTTTGCCACTGGTGGACAAACATTCTTTTTGTGGGGAGGGTGCATGATG ATGCATTCTGAAGACTTTAGGAAAGACAACTGTGGTGTAGTCTCAGGACTTAGAGATGGTGGATATTCTGATGATATGACTCTAGCAGCCATAGCCG GGGCTCACAAGAAGCTCATCAGTTCTCCACCGGTTGCAGTCTTTCCTCACCCCCTTGCAACTGATCTTAATTTTGGAAG GTACTGGAATTATTTGAGGAAACAAACATTTGTTTTGGAGTCATACGTAACCAAAGTCAACCAAATAATGAACCGTGCATTGTTTGCTGTTCACTTTTATTTGTCATGGGGATTTGTAGCACCATACTGCATGGCAGTGATTCATGTTGCAGCAGCAGTAAGATTTAACACTAGGGGAAATTCACTTGAAGAGATAAACTACTCTTCTGTTG GATTAACAATGGTGTGCCTCCTACTCATATGCACTCTTATTGCACTTTTCTCAATGTGGAACTTGACAAGGATAGAAGTTCTACTTTGCAACATATTGTCGCCAGAGTCAACTCCACTTTCTCTGGCTTCTTATAATTGGTGTAAA GTATTCATTGCAATGCTGGTAGATAATTTTCTATACCCTCTATCTGCAATTCGTTCTCATTTTACCCAAGCTATCAATTGGTCTGGCATTATATACTATTTGAAAGATGGAAAAATCCACAAG ATAGAGAGATTACCAAAAAGACAAGACGTGGCACCAGTTTTCACAGACTTGGGAGGAAAACATTTGTATGGAAGGAAAGGGTTTCCTACAAAAGGCTCATTCCTCACTTCTTTGTCCAAATGTTTGTTCCAATGGCGTCAACCAAAGAGATCTGAGTAA